In Vanessa cardui chromosome 28, ilVanCard2.1, whole genome shotgun sequence, one genomic interval encodes:
- the LOC124541442 gene encoding zinc finger protein 624-like isoform X1: protein MSTNTRKGPIFDPGVCRCCGAIKRCRLLSVEYEWQGRKEIYSDMFVDCFGLLLSHLDGEAEEHLICATCVSRLREASCFRQQVLQCEEKLLRTKIHDEGDPNVVKMETNVKEEININDELDYPDDADHIDNDIEEMKIEPINKHQRKLRQKLKSNKKRKGEKKEEELTKEMLYDAQRLHEKLKEMQDLELPDKSTHSQKLNGCKTNENAKTFHNVVTIVENSYACPFDTSFSDYFCVYCRQVFTDPNKLREHSMTHDPTTFKDVLTNCSSNKKVQIDTFRIDCRNCPESIQDLEQFKQHITNCHSKQYYSDSNEFLKFRLTSGSLSCTECDASFSFFHALKKHMAEHFGTCICDICGAHYFEERMLILHQKTHQRVEESFACKECGKSFKSKYTRYIHIARTHKKEAAYQCSKCDEVFFSYTLRYRHMIDIHGEERTFQCEQCDRAYDSRKSLREHNRRFHLKILKHQCDLCDKRFYLPSRLKEHMASHTGERNFRCEYCGKSYPRLRGLKVHMQSHSNDKKFKCALCNASFTQNVNLKNHMKRQHQGMELEENYHE, encoded by the exons atgaGCACAAATACTCGAAAAGGGCCCATATTCGATCCCGGTGTGTGTAGATGTTGTGGTGCTATTAAAAGGTGTCGCCTTTTAAGTGTGGAATACGAGTGGCAAGGACGAAAAGAAATTTATTCTGATATGTTTGTAGATTGTTTTGGTTTGCTG tTGTCACACTTGGACGGGGAGGCCGAGGAACATTTGATATGTGCGACATGTGTGTCTCGGCTGCGGGAGGCGAGCTGCTTTCGTCAGCAAGTTCTCCAGTGCGAAGAGAAGTTGCTGAGAACGAAGATTCACGATGAAG GTGATCCAAACGTTGTCAAAATGGAGACGAATGTCAAAGAAGAGATCAACATTAACGATGAACTTGATTATCCAGATGACGCAGATCATATCGATAACGATATTG AAGAAATGAAAATCGAACCAATCAACAAGCACCAGAGAAAACTGAGGCAGAAGTTGAAGTCCAATAAGAAACGGAAAGGGGAGAAGAAAGAGGAGGAACTGACGAAAGAAATGCTCTACGACGCTCAGAGGCTCCACGAGAAGTTGAAAGAGATGCAAGATTTGG AACTGCCAGATAAATCCACTCATTCACAGAAACTGAACGGTTGCAAGACGAACGAAAACGCGAAAACGTTCCACAATGTGGTGACGATCGTCGAGAACTCTTACGCCTGCCCTTTCGACACGTCGTTCAGTGATTACTTCTGCGTGTATTGCAGGCAAGTCTTCACCGACCCCAATAAACTACGAGAACATTCCATGACTCACGATCCTACCACTTTCAAAGATGTCCTGACCAATTGTTCCAGCAACAAAAAAGTCCAAATCGATACGTTTAGGATAGACTGCCGTAACTGCCCAGAGAGCATACAAGACTTAGAACAGTTCAAACAACACATAACGAATTGTCATTCGAAGCAATACTACTCAGACTCCAATGAATTCTTGAAGTTCCGACTCACATCCGGTTCCTTGAGTTGCACGGAATGCGATGCTAGTTTCAGTTTTTTCCACGCTTTGAAGAAGCATATGGCAGAGCATTTCGGTACATGCATATGCGATATATGCGGTGCACATTATTTCGAAGAGAGAATGCTGATACTGCACCAGAAAACACATCAGAGAGTGGAGGAGAGCTTCGCTTGCAAGGAATGCGGGAAATCATTCAAATCGAAATACACAAGGTATATTCACATCGCGCGAACACATAAGAAGGAGGCAGCCTACCAGTGCAGTAAATGTGACGAGGTCTTCTTTTCCTATACGTTAAGGTATCGTCACATGATTGATATTCACGGGGAAGAGAGGACGTTTCAGTGCGAACAGTGTGACAGGGCATATGATAGCAGGAAGTCCCTCCGCGAACACAACAGGAGATTTCACTTGAAGATACTGAAACACCAATGCGATCTGTGTGACAAACGCTTCTACCTCCCGTCGAGGCTGAAGGAACACATGGCGAGTCATACAGGGGAAAGGAACTTTCGTTGCGAATACTGTGGTAAGAGTTACCCAAGGTTGAGGGGTTTGAAGGTTCACATGCAATCTCACAGCAATGACAAGAAGTTTAAGTGCGCTTTGTGTAACGCGTCGTTCACGCAGAACGTGAATCTGAAGAATCACATGAAAAGACAGCATCAGGGGATGGAATTGGAGGAGAATTATCACGAGTAG
- the LOC124541445 gene encoding zinc finger protein 317-like: MDVLIKRNRMNTRRVTAQNKHDKTKLPDKEPIMKESLRKDKSILNIITIIENSYAYPFNTFFNNYYCSYCRQKFLDCRKLREHSLTHDPATYMEILVNNTRLENKICQIDFYRIDCRLCNESIDDIDTLKYHIKNVHGKTWYPVKEDFLKFRLTPTNLICTECDRTFGFFHTLKKHMAEHFGDCICDVCGVHYFEERMLRAHMKSHQRSNANYSCKQCGKSFKSKYNLCIHIARLHTKEARYLCAKCDETFFSDTLRQKHMIEVHGEESIFKCDHCDKVYVSKKTLRDHNRRIHLKLLKHQCSLCEKRFYLPCRLKEHMSSHTGERNFRCEHCGKSYPRLRALKVHMQSHTSEKKYKCTMCSASYSQNVCLKNHIKRQHQHLESEESFQE; the protein is encoded by the exons ATGGATGTCTTAATTAAAAGGAATCGAATGAACACGAGACGTGTCACGGCACAGAATAAACAcg ATAAGACAAAGCTTCCTGATAAAGAACCGATTATGAAAGAAAGTCTTCGAAAGGACAaatcgatactaaatataataacgaTAATCGAAAATTCCTATGCGTACCCCTTTAACACATTCTTCAACAACTACTATTGTTCCTACTGTAGACAAAAGTTCCTGGACTGCAGGAAACTTCGAGAACATTCCTTAACACACGATCCCGCTACCTACATGGAAATATTAGTCAATAACACTCGTCTCGAAAACAAAATATGTCAAATCGATTTTTACAGAATCGATTGTCGACTCTGTAACGAAAGCATTGATGATATcgatacattaaaatatcacataaaaaacgTTCACGGTAAAACTTGGTACCCTGTCAAAGAAGACTTTTTGAAATTTCGTCTGACACCAACTAATTTGATATGCACAGAATGTGACAGGACGTTCGGGTTTTTTCACACTTTGAAGAAACACATGGCGGAACATTTCGGCGATTGTATATGCGATGTCTGTGGGGTTCATTACTTCGAGGAACGAATGCTTAGAGCACACATGAAGAGCCACCAGCGATCCAACGCGAATTATTCTTGTAAGCAATGCGGAAAGTCATTTAAATCCAAGTACAATTTATGCATTCACATTGCTCGCCTACACACCAAGGAGGCTCGATATTTATGCGCTAAATGCGATGAAACTTTTTTCTCCGATACCCTTCGACAAAAACACATGATAGAAGTTCACGGTGAAGAATCCATTTTCAAATGTGATCACTGCGATAAAGTTTATGTCAGCAAGAAGACATTGCGAGATCATAATAGAaggatacatttaaaattactgaAACATCAGTGCAGTTTGTgtgaaaagaggttttatttgcCATGTAGATTAAAAGAACACATGTCTAGTCATACGGGTGAGAGGAATTTTAGATGTGAACACTGTGGGAAAAGTTATCCGAGGTTAAGGGCTTTAAAGGTACACATGCAATCGCATACTAGTGAGAAAAAATATAAGTGCACCATGTGTAGCGCGTCCTATAGTCAAAATGTTTGCTTGAAGAATCATATAAAAAGGCAACACCAGCATTTAGAGTCAGAAGAGAGTTTtcaagaataa
- the LOC124541442 gene encoding zinc finger protein 37 homolog isoform X2: MSTNTRKGPIFDPGVCRCCGAIKRCRLLSVEYEWQGRKEIYSDMFVDCFGLLLSHLDGEAEEHLICATCVSRLREASCFRQQVLQCEEKLLRTKIHDEGDPNVVKMETNVKEEININDELDYPDDADHIDNDIEMKIEPINKHQRKLRQKLKSNKKRKGEKKEEELTKEMLYDAQRLHEKLKEMQDLELPDKSTHSQKLNGCKTNENAKTFHNVVTIVENSYACPFDTSFSDYFCVYCRQVFTDPNKLREHSMTHDPTTFKDVLTNCSSNKKVQIDTFRIDCRNCPESIQDLEQFKQHITNCHSKQYYSDSNEFLKFRLTSGSLSCTECDASFSFFHALKKHMAEHFGTCICDICGAHYFEERMLILHQKTHQRVEESFACKECGKSFKSKYTRYIHIARTHKKEAAYQCSKCDEVFFSYTLRYRHMIDIHGEERTFQCEQCDRAYDSRKSLREHNRRFHLKILKHQCDLCDKRFYLPSRLKEHMASHTGERNFRCEYCGKSYPRLRGLKVHMQSHSNDKKFKCALCNASFTQNVNLKNHMKRQHQGMELEENYHE; encoded by the exons atgaGCACAAATACTCGAAAAGGGCCCATATTCGATCCCGGTGTGTGTAGATGTTGTGGTGCTATTAAAAGGTGTCGCCTTTTAAGTGTGGAATACGAGTGGCAAGGACGAAAAGAAATTTATTCTGATATGTTTGTAGATTGTTTTGGTTTGCTG tTGTCACACTTGGACGGGGAGGCCGAGGAACATTTGATATGTGCGACATGTGTGTCTCGGCTGCGGGAGGCGAGCTGCTTTCGTCAGCAAGTTCTCCAGTGCGAAGAGAAGTTGCTGAGAACGAAGATTCACGATGAAG GTGATCCAAACGTTGTCAAAATGGAGACGAATGTCAAAGAAGAGATCAACATTAACGATGAACTTGATTATCCAGATGACGCAGATCATATCGATAACGATATTG AAATGAAAATCGAACCAATCAACAAGCACCAGAGAAAACTGAGGCAGAAGTTGAAGTCCAATAAGAAACGGAAAGGGGAGAAGAAAGAGGAGGAACTGACGAAAGAAATGCTCTACGACGCTCAGAGGCTCCACGAGAAGTTGAAAGAGATGCAAGATTTGG AACTGCCAGATAAATCCACTCATTCACAGAAACTGAACGGTTGCAAGACGAACGAAAACGCGAAAACGTTCCACAATGTGGTGACGATCGTCGAGAACTCTTACGCCTGCCCTTTCGACACGTCGTTCAGTGATTACTTCTGCGTGTATTGCAGGCAAGTCTTCACCGACCCCAATAAACTACGAGAACATTCCATGACTCACGATCCTACCACTTTCAAAGATGTCCTGACCAATTGTTCCAGCAACAAAAAAGTCCAAATCGATACGTTTAGGATAGACTGCCGTAACTGCCCAGAGAGCATACAAGACTTAGAACAGTTCAAACAACACATAACGAATTGTCATTCGAAGCAATACTACTCAGACTCCAATGAATTCTTGAAGTTCCGACTCACATCCGGTTCCTTGAGTTGCACGGAATGCGATGCTAGTTTCAGTTTTTTCCACGCTTTGAAGAAGCATATGGCAGAGCATTTCGGTACATGCATATGCGATATATGCGGTGCACATTATTTCGAAGAGAGAATGCTGATACTGCACCAGAAAACACATCAGAGAGTGGAGGAGAGCTTCGCTTGCAAGGAATGCGGGAAATCATTCAAATCGAAATACACAAGGTATATTCACATCGCGCGAACACATAAGAAGGAGGCAGCCTACCAGTGCAGTAAATGTGACGAGGTCTTCTTTTCCTATACGTTAAGGTATCGTCACATGATTGATATTCACGGGGAAGAGAGGACGTTTCAGTGCGAACAGTGTGACAGGGCATATGATAGCAGGAAGTCCCTCCGCGAACACAACAGGAGATTTCACTTGAAGATACTGAAACACCAATGCGATCTGTGTGACAAACGCTTCTACCTCCCGTCGAGGCTGAAGGAACACATGGCGAGTCATACAGGGGAAAGGAACTTTCGTTGCGAATACTGTGGTAAGAGTTACCCAAGGTTGAGGGGTTTGAAGGTTCACATGCAATCTCACAGCAATGACAAGAAGTTTAAGTGCGCTTTGTGTAACGCGTCGTTCACGCAGAACGTGAATCTGAAGAATCACATGAAAAGACAGCATCAGGGGATGGAATTGGAGGAGAATTATCACGAGTAG
- the LOC124541489 gene encoding uncharacterized protein LOC124541489, with product MNIIKGKGPIFDPGVCRCCGSIKKCRLLNTEYVGLGRKEVYADMFVDCFGLVLSHLDGEPDDRLICATCVTRLREASCFRQQVLECEEKLLRSKIVVHEDSRSNEEIMDYQNFAQDEFKQANEQIDVSDHNDNGTYIY from the exons atgaatattattaaaggcAAAGGGCCTATATTCGATCCAGGTGTTTGCAGATGTTGCGGTTCTATTAAGAAATGTCGTCTTTTAAATACTGAATACGTAGGGTTGGGCCGAAAGGAGGTTTACGCAGATATGTTTGTGGATTGTTTTGGCTTAGTG TTGTCACACTTGGATGGCGAACCAGACGATCGTCTCATCTGTGCTACGTGTGTAACACGATTACGAGAAGCGAGCTGCTTCCGGCAGCAAGTCCTGGAGTGTGAAGAGAAGCTCTTGAGATCAAAGATTGTCGTACACGAAG ATAGCAGAAGTAATGAAGAAATAATGGACTATCAAAACTTTGCACAGGATGAGTTTAAGCAAGCAAACGAACAGATAGACGTATCAGATCACAATGACAACGGtacgtacatatattaa